The DNA sequence CCTTCTCTCAGGGTAATAATCGCTTTCTTCCAATGTGGTTTTCTGCCCCGTTGATAACGCAACATTTTACCTTTGGGTTTACCACGAACGCGCATTGTGCGAATTTTAAGAATATCGCCTTCAATGTCAAACAATTCTTCCGCGGCTCGACGAATCTGCGGTTTCGTTGCATTGCGATCCACAACGAAGGCGTACTTGTTAGATTCACGGAGGATCGTACTCTTCTCCGTTATCAGCGGTTGTAATATGATCTGATATACATCTTTCATCAGTTTTATCCTTCTGCTGCTGAACTGATGTCTTAACCATAGCCTTTAGGTGGCTAAAAATTTGGATTCCAGTTGCTCGGCGGCGTTCTCAGTGATGATGAGGGTGTCATGCCACATAACCTGATAAACGTTAAGGTGGTTCCATATGCAGCTGTTAACCTGTGGAATATTCCGGACAGAGAGATTAATATTCGAACAGTGTTCATTCAGGACAAGC is a window from the Candidatus Poribacteria bacterium genome containing:
- a CDS encoding 50S ribosomal protein L23 — translated: MKDVYQIILQPLITEKSTILRESNKYAFVVDRNATKPQIRRAAEELFDIEGDILKIRTMRVRGKPKGKMLRYQRGRKPHWKKAIITLREGATIQAFDTI